A region of Nostoc sp. 'Peltigera membranacea cyanobiont' N6 DNA encodes the following proteins:
- the psb35 gene encoding photosystem II assembly protein Psb35 has protein sequence MHILMQAADSVATGGGQFPYAFTLVYVVGFIAAVTIGSIAWYNSKRPAGWESKERPDFVPKVDKEETPGLGEPKS, from the coding sequence ATGCATATATTGATGCAGGCAGCAGATTCAGTCGCAACAGGTGGTGGGCAGTTTCCTTATGCTTTCACTTTGGTCTATGTCGTCGGTTTTATTGCTGCTGTAACCATAGGTTCAATAGCTTGGTACAACTCGAAACGCCCCGCAGGTTGGGAAAGCAAAGAGCGTCCTGATTTTGTACCTAAAGTTGATAAAGAAGAAACTCCGGGTCTGGGTGAACCGAAGTCATAA
- a CDS encoding tellurite resistance TerB family protein, with protein sequence MVSPSNVKNLVKILIGAAWIDGRIQPEERQYLREIAQAKGLANDPEIKPWLYELVPVQPKECYEWVQEYLGDRPSLEDCENLIEAISGLIYSDGEVAVEEARLLTELQDIVKPNDSIQPAHTALLKQIQKLYRRWVEVQN encoded by the coding sequence ATGGTTAGCCCTTCCAATGTCAAAAACTTAGTTAAAATCCTGATTGGAGCCGCCTGGATTGATGGCAGAATCCAGCCGGAAGAACGGCAATATCTCCGTGAAATAGCCCAAGCAAAAGGTTTGGCTAACGATCCAGAAATTAAGCCTTGGCTGTACGAATTAGTTCCTGTACAGCCAAAAGAGTGCTATGAGTGGGTGCAGGAGTATTTAGGCGATCGCCCAAGTCTTGAAGATTGTGAAAATCTGATTGAAGCCATCAGTGGCTTAATTTATAGCGATGGTGAAGTTGCCGTCGAAGAAGCCAGACTCTTGACGGAATTGCAGGATATAGTGAAGCCGAATGATTCAATTCAACCGGCTCACACTGCACTTCTTAAACAAATTCAAAAGCTTTACCGTCGTTGGGTTGAAGTGCAAAACTAA
- a CDS encoding 16S rRNA (cytosine(967)-C(5))-methyltransferase — protein sequence MTNPRQLAFIALRDVHKGAYADVALDRVLQKVNLPDRDRRLVTELIYGSVRRQRTLDTLIDQFAKKKSHQQPQDLRTILHLGFYQLRYQERIPASAAVNTTVQLAKENGFSGLTSFVNGLLRQYLRKAGGAGEERGRGAHEKDSLLFPQSPVPSPQSPIPHFDPLQLPENPVERLGILHSFPDWIIQVWLEQLDFEETEQLCEWMNQSPTIDLRINPLRTSTEEVEAALQSVGILVKRILHLPQALRFIGNTGSIQKLPGFKEGWWTIQDSSAQLVSHLLDPQPDEVIIDVCAAPGGKTTHIAELMADKGKIWACDRTSSRLRKLQENSQRLNLQSIQMYTGDSRQFNQFQNTADRVLLDAPCSGLGTMHRHADARWRQTPESVRELSVLQKELLTHTSTFVKPGGVLVYATCTLHPAENEEVISAFLAKSPDWQIESPAGFELPEFVRSTPQGWFKVWPHQQDMDGFFIVRLRKTNNSE from the coding sequence ATGACAAACCCCCGTCAACTAGCTTTTATCGCCCTGCGAGATGTTCATAAGGGGGCTTATGCTGATGTTGCCCTAGATAGAGTGCTGCAAAAAGTTAATTTGCCCGATCGCGATCGCCGCTTGGTGACAGAGTTAATTTATGGCAGTGTCAGAAGGCAGCGCACTCTTGATACTCTCATCGATCAATTCGCCAAAAAGAAATCTCACCAACAACCACAAGACCTTCGTACCATCTTACATCTAGGTTTTTACCAGCTGCGCTATCAAGAGCGTATTCCCGCCTCAGCTGCTGTTAATACTACCGTCCAACTCGCTAAAGAAAACGGTTTTTCTGGACTTACGAGTTTTGTTAACGGTCTATTACGCCAGTATCTTAGAAAAGCAGGGGGAGCAGGAGAGGAAAGGGGCAGAGGAGCGCACGAGAAAGATTCTTTGTTGTTTCCCCAGTCCCCAGTCCCCAGTCCCCAGTCCCCAATCCCCCATTTCGATCCGTTACAACTTCCAGAAAACCCAGTGGAACGCCTGGGTATTTTACACAGCTTTCCTGATTGGATTATTCAAGTATGGTTAGAACAACTAGATTTTGAAGAGACAGAACAACTGTGTGAATGGATGAACCAATCACCAACGATTGACTTGCGTATCAACCCTCTTCGCACTTCCACCGAGGAAGTTGAGGCGGCTTTGCAATCTGTTGGTATTTTGGTAAAGCGGATTCTTCATTTACCCCAAGCTTTACGATTTATTGGTAATACTGGGTCAATTCAAAAACTACCTGGTTTTAAAGAAGGTTGGTGGACTATACAAGATAGTAGCGCCCAATTAGTAAGTCATTTGCTTGACCCCCAACCAGATGAGGTGATAATTGATGTCTGTGCTGCACCAGGTGGTAAAACAACCCACATCGCTGAGTTAATGGCAGATAAGGGAAAAATTTGGGCTTGCGATCGCACTTCCTCTCGTCTTCGCAAACTTCAAGAAAATTCTCAACGCCTGAATTTACAATCTATTCAAATGTATACTGGCGACAGCCGCCAATTTAACCAATTTCAAAACACCGCAGACCGGGTATTGCTAGATGCTCCATGTTCCGGTTTGGGAACAATGCACCGTCATGCTGATGCTCGTTGGCGACAGACACCAGAATCTGTCCGGGAACTTTCGGTGCTGCAAAAAGAATTGTTAACACATACATCAACTTTTGTCAAACCTGGTGGTGTATTAGTGTATGCCACCTGTACATTGCATCCAGCAGAAAACGAAGAAGTGATTTCGGCATTTTTAGCTAAGTCACCTGATTGGCAAATTGAGTCTCCCGCGGGCTTTGAGTTACCTGAGTTTGTCCGTAGCACGCCTCAAGGTTGGTTTAAAGTCTGGCCCCATCAACAAGACATGGATGGCTTTTTTATAGTTCGCTTAAGAAAAACCAATAATTCCGAATGA